In the genome of Ferviditalea candida, the window CAACCAACCGCGGATTTTTCTCCGGCGGGAGCTTGCTGAAAGGGATGTTTATCGGCGGGTTGGCCGGTCTGCTGTTCGGAAGCCTGTTCAGCAACTTCGGCGCTTTGGGGGACATTCTGGGACTCCTGGTCAATGTTCTGGCGATCTATGCAGTATTCCTGGCCGTTCGGGGTCTTTTCCGATATATGGCCGATAAGCGGAAGGAAAAGGACAAGAGGCTGGAAGCATGATATTAGACGAACAGGAAATCACCAACGCGATTTGCCTTCATCAGGCTGAACGCAGGGGAATCCGCCCGCAGGAAGTGAGTGTTGAGCTGCTCTGGGACGAGGATCTCGGATTTTCCGCATCCGTAGAGATCGGCGGCCGGGAGATGTATCTCGTCGAGTCCAATATGCTCGAAGCGATTGAGAGATACCTGCTGAACAAATACGGGCATCGCGTGTTCCGCAACCAAATCCGGTTGGAGCTTGATGAACAAATACGGGCTGAGATCGATGACTCGGCTCTCTGATTTTTTAAAGCAAATCCCCGTTCAACGAATTACCTGAGCAGCATCGCAACAGCGCCGTCCGGTTCGAGGAACCGGATGGCATTTTTTTGGAAAACATTCCTATCCATTTCCAGAGAAACTAATCGCTCTCTATTTCGTTTAAGTATACAAGTGATATTTTGATAGATTACATAATGAAAGAGGGCGAATCATGTTCAAGCACGGCAAATTGATAGTCATCCTTACCTTCGTTTTTGGCTGTTTGCTGCAGCAGTGGGCCGCTCCCGTATCTGCCGCGGCCGATTCCACGACCAAGTACCGGCTCTATCAAAACAACCGCATCATCATGGAATATTCCAATTTGAACACAGCAATTGCTCAAGCCAAGACACTGACAAACAGCCATGT includes:
- a CDS encoding DUF2653 family protein, with the translated sequence MILDEQEITNAICLHQAERRGIRPQEVSVELLWDEDLGFSASVEIGGREMYLVESNMLEAIERYLLNKYGHRVFRNQIRLELDEQIRAEIDDSAL